Proteins from one Enterobacter bugandensis genomic window:
- the kdsB gene encoding 3-deoxy-manno-octulosonate cytidylyltransferase, with amino-acid sequence MSFVVIIPARYASTRLPGKPLVDINGKPMIVHVLERARESGADRIIVATDHPDVARAVEAAGGEVCMTRADHQSGTERLAEVVEKCGFSDDTVIVNVQGDEPMIPAVIIRQVAENLAQRQVGMATLAVPIHHAEEVFNPNAVKVVMDAEGYALYFSRATIPWDRDRFALSKETIGDSFLRHIGIYGYRAGFIRRYVAWAPSPLEHIEMLEQLRVLWYGEKIHVAVAREVPGTGVDTPEDLERVRAELR; translated from the coding sequence ATGAGTTTTGTTGTCATTATTCCTGCACGTTATGCCTCAACGCGTCTGCCGGGTAAACCGCTGGTAGATATCAACGGCAAGCCGATGATTGTGCATGTCCTTGAGCGGGCGCGTGAGTCCGGTGCCGACCGCATTATCGTTGCAACCGATCATCCTGATGTCGCCCGTGCGGTTGAGGCCGCAGGCGGTGAGGTGTGCATGACCCGCGCCGATCACCAGTCCGGCACCGAGCGTCTGGCTGAAGTGGTTGAGAAATGTGGTTTCAGTGACGATACGGTCATCGTAAACGTGCAGGGCGACGAGCCGATGATCCCGGCCGTTATTATCCGTCAGGTGGCGGAAAACCTGGCGCAGCGTCAGGTCGGTATGGCGACGCTCGCGGTGCCTATTCACCACGCTGAAGAGGTATTCAATCCGAATGCGGTGAAGGTGGTGATGGATGCCGAAGGCTATGCGCTCTATTTCTCCCGCGCTACGATTCCGTGGGATCGCGATCGCTTTGCGCTCTCTAAAGAGACCATCGGTGATTCTTTCCTGCGTCATATTGGGATCTACGGCTATCGCGCCGGCTTTATTCGCCGCTATGTAGCCTGGGCGCCGAGCCCGCTGGAGCATATCGAAATGCTGGAGCAGCTTCGCGTGCTCTGGTATGGCGAAAAAATCCACGTTGCCGTTGCCCGCGAAGTACCGGGAACGGGCGTTGATACGCCGGAAGATCTTGAGCGCGTCCGCGCCGAGTTGCGTTAA
- the ycaR gene encoding protein YcaR, with the protein MDHRLLEIIACPVCNGKLYYSQDKQELICKLDSLAFPLRDGIPVLLENEARSLVAEESKP; encoded by the coding sequence ATGGATCACCGTTTACTTGAAATTATTGCCTGCCCGGTATGCAACGGCAAACTTTACTACAGCCAGGACAAACAGGAGCTGATCTGCAAGCTGGACAGTCTGGCCTTCCCGCTGCGTGACGGCATTCCGGTACTGCTGGAAAATGAAGCCCGTTCCCTGGTGGCAGAAGAGAGCAAACCATGA
- a CDS encoding YcbJ family phosphotransferase, translating into MEQLRAELSHLLGEKLSRVECVSEKVDTALWSLYDGQGNPMPLMARSFSSPGVARQLAWKMSMLAREGTVRMPTVYGVMTHEEHPGPDVLLIERLRGVPVEAPARTPERWEQLKDQIVEALLAWHRQDSRGLVGPVDSTQENLWPLWYRQRVEVLWGTLNQFNNTGLTMQDKRILFRTRECLPALFDGFNDNCVLIHGNFTLRSMLKDSRSDQLLAMLGPGIMLWAPREYELFRLSDSGAAEGLLWHYLQRAPVAEAFLWRRWLYLLWDEVAQLVNTGRFNRANFDLAAKSLLPWLA; encoded by the coding sequence ATGGAACAGCTGCGTGCCGAACTTAGCCATCTGCTGGGTGAGAAGTTAAGCCGGGTCGAATGCGTGAGTGAAAAGGTCGATACCGCGCTCTGGTCGTTGTATGACGGCCAGGGCAACCCGATGCCGCTGATGGCACGAAGCTTCTCGTCGCCGGGCGTCGCCAGACAGCTTGCCTGGAAAATGTCGATGCTGGCACGGGAGGGAACCGTCCGTATGCCGACCGTGTACGGCGTGATGACCCACGAGGAACATCCCGGCCCGGACGTACTGCTGATTGAGCGTTTACGCGGTGTGCCGGTTGAAGCGCCCGCGCGTACGCCGGAACGCTGGGAACAGCTGAAAGACCAGATTGTTGAGGCGCTGCTGGCCTGGCACCGACAGGATAGCCGCGGGCTTGTTGGTCCGGTTGACAGCACCCAGGAAAACCTGTGGCCGCTGTGGTATCGCCAGCGGGTGGAAGTGCTGTGGGGGACGCTTAACCAGTTCAACAATACCGGCTTGACCATGCAGGACAAACGTATTCTGTTTCGCACCCGCGAGTGCTTACCGGCGCTGTTCGACGGCTTTAACGACAACTGCGTGCTGATCCACGGCAATTTTACTCTGCGCAGTATGCTCAAAGACTCCCGCAGCGATCAGCTCCTGGCGATGCTAGGGCCGGGGATCATGCTCTGGGCACCGCGGGAATATGAGCTGTTCAGGCTCAGCGACAGCGGGGCGGCGGAAGGTTTACTGTGGCACTACCTTCAACGCGCGCCCGTTGCAGAGGCGTTTCTCTGGCGTCGCTGGCTTTATTTGCTCTGGGACGAAGTGGCGCAGCTGGTCAACACCGGACGTTTCAATCGCGCCAACTTCGATCTGGCGGCTAAATCACTCTTGCCCTGGCTCGCCTGA